CCGGCAGCGTCATCGCCATCGGAGCGTCCACCGGAGGAACAGTTGCGATTCAGGATATTCTTCTGCGTCTTCCAGCCGATATGCCAGGTATGGTCGTTACGCAGCACATCCCCGCAGGTTTTTCGCTGGCGTTCGCGAACCGGCTCAACAAGCTCTGCGCGATGGAGGTCCGCGAGGCCAGGCAGGGGGACGAGCTTCACGCCGGCCTCGTGCTCATCGCGCCCGGCGACTACCATCTTCTCCTTCGCTCCGCGGGCCCCGGCTACATCGTGGATCTACAGCAAGGTCCACCCGTCTGCTACCAGAGGCCATCCGTCGACGTCATGTTCGCCTCGGTTGCCCAGGTCGCCGGACCCCAGGCCGTCGGCCTTCTCTTGACCGGCATGGGCTCCGACGGCGCCAAAGGCATGCTCGCCATGCGGCGCGCGGGCGCGCAGACCATCGCGCAGGACGAGGCGAGCTGTGTTGTTTATGGGATGCCGCGCGAAGCTGTACGTCTTGGCGCGGTGAGCGTGTCCGCATCGCTGACCAGCATTCCGCGCGTCGTCCTCGATAGCGTCCAGAGACTATCCCCCGTCGCCCGGGCAGTCTGAAGTCCCAAAATTCAAGGAAGTCGCAGTGCAGGAGAAGAAGCGATGTCCGGAACGGTTCTTGTAGTGGACGATTCGGTGATGATGCGCAAGGTCGTCCTGCGCACCCTCAAGATGGCAGGCGTCGAGTTCGACAACATTCTTGAAGCGGGCGACGGCCAGGAAGCGCTTGGGCTTCTCCGCGAAAACGTTGTCAACCTCATCATGTGCGATATCAATATGCCGGTCATGAGCGGCCTCGAACTCCTCCAGAAGATCAAGGAGGAGAAGCTTGCACCCGGCGTACCAATCGTCATGGTCACCACCGAGGGGAGCGAACCGCAGGTCCGCCAGGCGATTCTCGCTGGCGCTCGTGGCTACATCCGCAAGCCATTTACGGTGGAACACATCGAAAACAACGTCAAGCCCCTGCTCGTCGCCTGACCTCGGATCCGTCGTAGTGATGCGGTATCAGGGAGTAGAAGCCACGATGTTCGAATCTGTGTCTGCGCCGGGGTCTTACGCGATGGAAGACTTTCTGTCCGACCACAATCTGACCCTGATCGATGAGACCGTCTCGGAGGTCTTCGGGATGATGCTCGGCTTCACCGCCGAAGCTGCCCCCGCCTCCGCGCCGGCCCTATCCGATCTCCAGGAACGCACCGCGATCGTCGGTTTCTCGGGAGCCATGCGCGGATCCTGTGAGGTGCGTATGTCGATTGGAGCAGCCCGCGAGATAGCCTCGGCGATGCTTGGCGGGGTTCCCATCGATGAGGCGGACGATTCCATCTCGGACGCGGTTGGCGAACTGTGCAACATGATCGCGGGAGGCTGGAAGAACCGCGTCCCCAGCCTCTCCTCGCTCTGCGCCCTCTCGCCACCGACTGTGGTCTCCGGCAGCCGCTACCGCGTTCACATGAGCAAGCCGTCCGCGAAGATCGAGCGCGTCTTTCGCTTCGAAGAGCACGGCTTCCAGCTCACCCTTCAGTGCGAAGAGCGCGATGCTGCCTAGTCCCGCAGATTCCCGACCGGGTCCTCGAGCTCGGAAGCGTCCTCCATCTCGACGTCCGTCTCTTCAGGATCGATAACGAGAGGTTCAGCCTTCGTAGTATTTACTGGAACCTCAGGTTTTGGCTTGGGCACAAACCGGTCGACCTCGAACCCCGCTCTCATGGCTGCAGCCCGTGCCTCGCCAAGCTTCTGGTGGAGCCCATGGATCCCCACCGAATCGATTGGAGGCTCCGCTACAAGCGTCGGAAGCGTCATCCACCACAGCAGATCTTCGAGCAACTCCTTGTTAAACCACGCCTTTCCATTCGCCTCGTTGACTCCCGCGAGCCAGCGCACATCCGGCTCGCTCCAGAAGCTCTCGGGCAACCCAAGGAAGTCCGCCGCCTCCTCTTCTACTGGAGCCCCATAGGCCAGGAGTGTCCGCACCCGTGCTGCTGCCCGCCATGAACTCTCATGCTCGAAGCCAAGCGAAACGAAGTTCTCCGCGAGCGCCGCGCGAAGCTGCAGCCGATCGAAGGTCTCGAGACGCGAAGCTCCAGTGACACCCTCCGGCACAAGCTCCTTCACGAGGCTCCACGCAAGCACAGGAGCCCACAGAGCTACGCTCCGCCGTGCTCCGCGGCCAATCGGCAGCACATGCCCTATCTCGCTCTCCGCGATCGCGATACCTGGGATCCGCGCCGTCGCTTCGAGCGCAGCCGTCAACCCATCTCCTGTAAAGCCTTCTGGAAGCTCATCGATCTGGCCCGTCGCGGTATAGAAGGCCTTGGCCTTCGCGACCAAACCGCTGACCGGACTCAAGACGACAGCTTTCCGCACCGGCTCAGAGGCTGTTTCCTCACCCAGCGCCTCTTCCTCGATCTCCTCCGTCTTTAGCGAGGCCGCACTTGCGACACCGGCTGTTTCGGAGATCTTCGCCTGCGCCTCGTCGCTGCTTGCGGCGATCAGCATCTGGATCGTTCCCGGCTCCAGCAAATGGCGCAGAGCATCGTGTACCGGCATGAGCCGGAGCTTTGAAAGCGCCTCATCGAGGTTCGCAACTCCTGCGCCGTTCAGCGCATTGCAGAGTCGATCCCACGGATAGGCATCGCTCGCCCGCCGTTCCTTCCAGTTCAGAAGCACAACGTACTGATACCCGCGTAGATCGACCGTGATGCCATTCGACCTCAGTTCGTGCGACCATCGCAGATACTCGAGCCCGGTCGCCGAATCCTTGTACGCGACCATCGCCCCGTCATCCCACGGAAGCTGAATCGCATCCCCAAGCGTCTGCCCTCGCATCACGCCGGCGCCTTTATCCACCTGTTCCACCGACCAGTGGATCGTGCCCCGCGTGCTCTCGTAGCGGTTGTTGAAGAGGATCACAGCCTTGCGGTCATGCTCCCTATTTGAGAACGCGAAGACGTTCTCATCGACGTGCCCTTCCGGCGCATTGAAGTCGTACATGCGGAAGTAGCTGCTCTCCGCGAAGAGGCTGCGATCTTTCAGCAGAGGCATGATCTCCCGCTGGTGACGCGCGATCAGGTCGTCGTTCGGATACTCGTCGAAGCGCGCCTTCTTGTACTCCATGCCATACCGCTCGGTGAACGCCTCGATCTGCCCATGCCCGAACATCGGCAGCCCCGGCAGTGTTGCCATCAGCGTGCAGCACCCGAAGTATTTATCCCCCGTCCCAAACTGGTCGATCGCCGTCCGCTCATCGGGATTGCTCATGAAGTTGACATACCGCTTCAGAATGTCCGGATCAAACTCGATCGTCTTCTTCAGGTACGAACGGTACTTCGCATTCTCTTCATCCCGCAGCATGTTCATGAATGCGCTGTTGTAAACCCGATGCATCCCCAACGTCCGAACGAAGTATCCCTCCAGGAGCCAGAAAGCCTCCGCCAGCAGAAGCGTTCCCGGAACCTCGACCGCCACCCGGTCCACCACCTCGCGCCAGAACTCATGCGGCATCAGCGCATCGAACTCTTCCTGCGACATCGCATTCTCCGCCCGCGAAGGAATCGATCGACCCTCACCTGGCAGCGGGAACCAGAGCCTCTGCACATGCTTCTTCGCCAGCACCATCGCCGCATCGAACCGGATAATCGGAAACAGCTTCGCCACTTCGAGAATCGTCTGAATTACCTGCTCCCGGACATGCGCCTTCGAGTAGTCGAGCTGGGCCGTATCATTCCACGCGAACGTCGTCCCGTCGTTGCCGTGAAATACAAAATCCGTCTTCCCGGAGCCACGATTCCGCAGCCGAAACACCACCGCCGCATCGGTCTGGTCGAAGTAGTGATCCTCGATCTTGATCTCGACGTTCGGGTCGATCGAAAGATCTGGCCCCTCAAACCGGTACACCGGAAACGGGCTCTCCGGCCTCGAGATAAACCAGTCCGGATGCTCCAGCACCCACGTCGAATCGATGCCCATGTGGTTCGGCACCATGTCGCTCGCCAGCCGAATACCCGCCCGCGCCGCCCGTTCCCGCAGCACCTCGTACGCCGCCTGCCCACCCAGATCCTCGGCAATCCGGTAATCCCTCAACGAGTAAGCCGACGCGACCGCATCCGCCTGCCCGCGCATCCTCTTAATCGTCTGCGAAGCCACGCTCCGCTCCCACAACCCGATCAGCCAAAGCCCATTCAACCCCCGCCCGGCCAGCACATGCATCTCTTCCTGCGGAATCTGGTCGAGCCGATGAATATGCCTCTGGTACTTCTTCGAAAGCTGCTCCAGCCATACGTAAGTGCTCTTCGCGATCAGTACCACCGTCGGCATCCACGCCTGATCCTGGCTGAACGCCTCGTACTCGTTAAGTTGGTCAGCCTTCTCCAGTGCCTTTCGTCTTGCTTCCTCTTCCTGCAGTTCAGTGAACCCCAGGTACTCGTCCCCACTGAAACCCTGCATCCCATAGTCGACAGCCCCATCCTGCCGCCAGTCCGCATGCCCCATCCCATCCGCCGGATGGAACCGCATCCAGATCGCGATATCCTCTTCGCGCAATACGTCGATCGCCAGCAGAACGCTCCGCAGCTCCTCCCCGATGTACTCCACCCAGTGTTCCCGAATGTAGTCGAGCTGCCCACTGAGCGAGTCCGGCGAAGCCAGCATAGGCGCCTTCAGAACATCAAGCAGAGTCCCATCCTTCGCGCTGAACGGGGGCCGCGTCGCGAAGTAGTCCCCCAGCTTCGCCGTCACCCGTTTATAGACCGTCCCCTCCACCAGCTTCTGATCGTCGAACAACTCCCGAAACGGCTTATAAGCCGGGTTGATATTCGCCAGCCAAAGCAGCAAAAGCTCCTCCATCGCAGCCTCACGATTCGGCAAGCCATCGACCGTCTTCGCAAGCCACTCCGCGATCGTCTCCTCCCCGCGATAGATCGAGACGTTCGGAAACTGCTCGATGAACGTCCCCATCAGCCGATCGACATCCGCCTTCGAAGCATTCGCCACAAACCACTGCAATGCCGCCGGTAGAACCTGCGGATCGATCGTCTTCCGGTACTTCGCCACCAGCGCATGGCTCAGCTCGTCGATCAGCCCCATCGCGAACAGCGCACCCGCATTCACTACGTCTGACTTACGAGCGACGCCCTGCCGCACCTCCGTCATCCTGGCCGCGAGCTTGCGAGCCGCCACCACGTCGCCGAAAACGACATTCCCGACATAGTCGAACAGCGTTTCATCCACCTGATAGCGGTCTCGAGCCGCACGAGAAATATGAAATTCCATGCCAGTTTGCCTCTGCGAGTGATCTTTAGACGGTGGGGCTTTCGTGGGCATGCGTGCTTTGCCCGTTCAGCATGCCGGAGACGAGAGGAATCGAACGATACGCAGCGCGTTCGCGTGGATGCTGCCCGGATGGAGCCGGATCATACCATGTCGTCACGACGAGGCGCTTCCTTGGCGCGAGTCACGGCTCGCGCTCCAGCGGAGCGGGTGAGCCGTACCCATTGGAAGTCATCCGCAGCCGTAAGGATGCATCATCCGTCTACCCATCACCTCTTCGGAGCCTGAGGTGCCGTTTCGGAAGGCTCCGGACCGGGCTCTGTTAGCCCGTCTGTAACAATCCGGCTCCTTACCTCCAGCTTGTGATAGTTGCTGTACCTCGCCTCGAACGTCCATGTCAGCGGATTCAGCCCATACGACGTGGCATCCGACAGGATCGTCTTCGGCAGCCAGAACGGCTTGCCGCCAAGCATCACCGGGTCGTAGTCGACCGACCACACCCAATTGCCCTTGATCTTCGGCACGATGTCGTAATTCGGTGTCGTCATCTCGATGCGCCGGATACGCATCGTCTCGGGGTCGACGAACACCCTCCCATGCGAGCGTCGGGTCGAACACACGGGGTTATCAGTCGATCCCGGCAGCGATTCGAATTCGATCACGATCCGGTGCGGCGCAAAGAAGGTCAGCATCGGATGCATGCGGAAGTTCGTGCAGACCTCTTGAGCCGCATCGGCCACCGCCAGCCCCGTGCCGAACGCGCCCGAAAGAATAGCCGGCCCGGCGAGCGATCCCGAAGAAACAGCCTTCCCATCGACCCTCTTCAGATCCCGGGATTCGACAAGTTCCAGCTTCCGTGCGGGGGTGATCTTGCGCTGCAGCCGAAAGATCGACTCCGTCTTGCTGTGAACGGACTTAACGACGGTGTTCGCCGGCCCAAAATCCGACTGCACGACCTCATCACAGAAAAGGCTCGGAACCGATCGGAGATATTCGAAGAAGTTTTCCTGAAGCCGGTCGAGAACCTGCTCCAGCGTGACCTGCACCTGTCTGCCTGAAGGTTGCGCCCATAAGGCAGGTCCGAACGCGTTAGCCAGCAACAGGCTCAGCGTCCAGCGGATCACTCCGGAACAGACCCACCAGCGCTGCCTCTCCAGGGAGCTCATCCGGCCAGAATATCAGCGGGCCGCATTCTCAGGCCGCCGCTTCCGCCTTCAACTTCTCCGCCGTGTAGTGCGCGATCAGCGCATCGACTGTCGGCTGCAGCATCCCTTCCATCACCATCGCCAACTGGTGGTTCGTCAGCCCGATCCGATGATCCGTTAGCCGGTTCTGCGGAAAGTTGTAGGTCCGTATCTTCTCCGAACGATCACCCGTCCCAACCTGCGCCTTGCGGTCCTTCGCCTGGATCTGGTGAATCCTCTCGGCCTCGACCTCATACAGGCGGGCACGCAGCACGCGCATCGCCTTCTCGCGATTCTTGATCTGCGATTTCTCATCCTGGCAGCTCACTACCGTCTGCGTGGGAAGATGCGTAATCCGGATCGCCGAATACGTCGTATTCACCGACTGGCCACCCGGCCCCGAAGAGCAGAACGTGTCGATCCTTAGATCCTTCTGCTCGATCTTGATGTCGACCTCTTCGGCTTCCGGAAGCACCGCCACCGTAATCGCCGAAGTATGCACACGTCCTTGCGTCTCCGTCGCCGGAACCCGCTGAACCCGGTGTACACCCGACTCGTACTTCATCTGCGAGTACACCTTGTCGCCTTCGAAGATCGCCGTGACGTCTTTCAGTCCCTGCCCGATGCCGCTCTCCGACTGCGAAAGAATCTCGACCTTCCACCGATGCTGCTCGGCAAACCGCAGGTACATCCGGAACACCTCGGCCACGAACAGCGCCGCTTCATCCCCGCCCGTCCCCGCCCGCAGTTCGATAATCACGTTCTTGTCGTCGTTCGGATCCTTTGGCAGCAGAAGGATTTTTAACTCTTCCTCCACCGGCTCGAGCCGTGGCTCGAGCATCGCAAGTTCCTCCGCCGCCATTGCCCTCACATCCGGATCGCTGTCCGTCAGCATCGCCTTTGCTTCGTCGATGCCTTCCTTGATCTTCCGGTACGTCCGGAACTTCTCGACAATTGGTTCCAGGTCACGGTGCTGCTTCGCGGTCGTCTGAAACTTCTTCTGGTCGTTCACCAGCGTTGGGTCGGACAACTGGCGTCCGAGGTCTTCATAGCGTGCTTCAAGTTGATCGAGGCGGTCGAACATGGGAGTCTCCTCCTGCCGGAGCAGGGAATCGGAATATCAATTTGGGATTGGGGAGAGAAAGAAAGCGCGCATGGCGCAGCTAGGCAAAGTCGTGACGCACAGGAGCCACGCGGGAGGTCCACACCGGAATGTTTGCCATATCCATCACAAATTAGATGGTACAGCGGACGCGAACGGTTCGGGAAGCATCTTTCTTCTCGATAGGGGTGAACGGGCTGCACGCGCCGCCTCAGCAAATCAGAAGCTCCATGAGGTACGTGCATGGCACAATTCCACGCGGTCGCGACGCTGGCAGAAACACTCGCCGGTGAGGGAAGTCGGCTCAAAAAGCGAGCCGCCATCGCCGACGCCATCTGTCGCGCCGCCCAGGAAGGGCCAAATTCTGGCATTAGCCAAACCTCTGATGCTGGACTCTTCGCTCTCTACCTTGCAGGCCTCCCCTTCTCTGAGGCCGATCCTCGCAAGCTGAACGCCGGGGGAGCCATCGTCACCCGCGCCGTCCTCGCGGTCTCTGGTGCTACCGATGCCGCGCTCTCCCAGGCCTATCGCCGCCACGGCGACCTGGGTGCCGCCGCCTTCGACCTCCTGGCCGGAACTCCCGATCGCGCCCCCGACCTCACCCTCACGCAGGTCTCCGAATCCCTTTCCGGCATGGCCACCGCCAAAACCACTGCCGTGCGCTCGGCCCTACTCGAAGACCTGCTATGTCGCGCCACTCCAATCGAAGCCAAGTACCTCATCAAGCTGATGCTCGGCGACATGCGCATCGGCGTGAAGCAGTCCCTCGTCGAAGAGGCCATCGCCGTTGCCGCAAGCACCGCCCGCCACGAGGACCTTGCCACCGACGTCGCCGCCGTGCGTCACGCTGTCATGCTGGAGGCCGACCTCGGCCGTGCCGTTGACCGCGCCTTCGCTGGAACCCTAGACGAAGCCCGCATGCGCCTCTTCCACCCCCTCGGCTTCATGCTCGCAAGTCCCGTCGAGAGTCCAGAGGAAGCCGTCGCGCGATTCACCCAGAAGCCAGAAAAGCCAGCAAAACCCGCGAAGAAGCCACGCAAAAGCAAGAAGGCGGCCGACGCCGATCTGGAAGTCGAGGAAGCAGTCGCCGAAATCGAACTGGATCTCCCCAGAACCGACGGCCAGGTTGACGCCTTCCTGGAGGACAAGTACGACGGCATGCGCGCTCAGGTTCACTGCGGCGATCCGTCCCATCCCGGACGCGTCGCCATCTATTCCCGCAACCGCGAGGATGTAACCGAAAGCTTCCCCGAACTCGCCGAGGCCTTCGCCGCGGTCAAGCACGATGTCGATGGAGCCATGATCCTCGACGGCGAAATCCTCGCATGGAACTTCGGTACCGATGCAGGCAGCCTCGGAAATACAGCCCGTGCCCTCCCGTTCGCGATCCTCGGAACACGCATAGGCCGCAAGAAAGTGTCAAACGAAGTTCGCACGCAGATCCCCGTCGTCTTCATGGCGTTCGACCTCATGTACGCGAAAGACGAACTTCAGCTAAGCCTGCCCTTGCGCGATCGCCGAAACCGCCTCGAGGCCATCGTCGAGCAGATGATCGACCGCGTCGTCTCTCCGCTAGCCGTCGACGAGCGTCGCAAAGAGTCGCAACAGGCCATGTTCCTCGGCGAAGAGGGTGCCGGCGTGCCCCGCCTCATGCTCTCCCCATCGCGCCTGGTCGAGAGCGCCGAAGATATCGACCGCGCATATGCCGACGCCCGCGCCCGCGCCAACGAAGGCGTCATGCTCAAAGCAGCCGGATCCGCCTACCTGCCCGGCCGTAGAGGCCTCGCCTGGGTCAAGTTGAAGCGCGAGTTAGCGACCCTCGATGTCGTCATCACCGGAGCCGAATACGGCAACGGCCGCCGTGCCGCCTTCCTGAGCGACTACACCTTCGCCGTCCGCAGCCCCGAAGGCGAACTCCTCAACGTCGGCAAAGCCTACTCCGGCGTCACCGACGCAGAGGTCGTCGAACTGACCGAGTTGCTCAAAGCCCACACCCTCGAAGACCAGGGCCATTTCCGCACCGTGGAACCTCTCGTCATCCTCGAGGTAGCTTTCAACAACATCATGCGCAGCGGACGCCATGCCAGCGGCTTCGCCCTCCGCTTCCCCCGGATCATTCGCATCCGCACCGACAAGCCCCTTGAAGAGATCGACACCGTCGAACGCGTTGAGGAGGTATACATGAGCCAGGTCGACCGGCCTGTCGAGCCTGCTCCGTAAAAGTCCGTCCCCTGGTGAGATCAAGTCCTTTGTTCACAAGACTTTGCAGTCAAAAATGGCGAAGTCCACCACTAAGTCTAATGTTTTGAAGACTTTGGCTCCTTTGGAGGGGGAGGGGGTAGTTTGCTACCTCACCTGCGCGTCGAATGCGCCCGTCTCGATCGTCTTGCCATGCTTCATCTGAATGAAGATCCGGTAGGCTCCCGAAGTCGGAAAGCCATACGGAAACTCCACCTCCGGACCCGTCGGCGTACTCATCCCCGCCATCGGCCCATTCGCCATATCAAGCGCCGCCATCGCCGCCGACCCTTCAGGATGCGTATGCGCGAACACCGTCCCGTCCGTCTTCACAAAAGCCGCATGCCCCGCCATTCCCATATAAGGGCGCATATCCCCCGCCGGCTGCCCGCCAGTCCCAACTAACCTGAAATGAAAGAGATAAGGTGTCGTCGCCGTAATGGTTGCCGGCTTGTCCCAGATCATTGTGTAGCCATCCGGCAGTCGATAGCTCGCACCCAGTTCCCCCTTCGAGAGCGGCGTCGGCAGCGCTTCGGCATCGTCCGGACCCAGCGCCTGGGCCGGCTTATCCGCCGGCACGTTCACCTTGGCTACTAGCGTCTCGGGAAATCCGTTCGCATGCACGATGTCTCCATATAAGGTGTATTCGCCGGCAGGCATTGCGGGAAGCGACATCCGGAAATCCCCCGCTCCCACCAACTCAGGGTGCAGGTGAAACACCGCGTCCATTTCCGGCTCCCGGATCGCATAAAGGTGGATCAGGTGCCCGTGATCCGCCAGGAAGTCCCGGTTGCTCTGACTCGGCACCCGCGACACCTTCGGGTCGCGCATGATCCCCTGAACCGTCAGATCCAGCACATCCCCGTTCAGGCTGGCGACCGTCTTCATGGGCTGGTAGACGTTCCCGGCGTAGGTCGCCGCCTCGACGTTCCACCACTTCGCCCCGCCCCACACCATCAATCCCATCACCAGCAGAGCCGCAGCCATCGCGGCCCATCCCCTCTGCCTTCGGCCCGCATCCGCCGCCACCCCCGGCGCCAGCCGCGCCTCTCTGACCGCCGCCGCCACCGTCCCAGCCATGGACACCACCAGGAACACCCCCAGTGCCGCCAACCCCCACCCCATCCCCCGCTCCATCTTCAGCGTCGAGAGAGCAATTGCTGGAACAGGCACCGAGGCCGTCTGGTGCCCGGCTACCCCATCCACCCCAAACCGTACCTGCCACGACCCTGACTGCATCATCCACACGCCGCCCCTGTAAAAGTTCGGATCCTGCGCCGACACCTTCATCTGATCCGCGCTTGGGGGATGCTTCGACGCCTCTCCGGTGAGAGGAATCGGCGTGATCTGCAACCCCGTCACCGCCGCACCCGACACCCGCACCTCAATGGTCGCGACACCTGGAATCACATTCGGCGGGCGAATCGTGACGAAGAGCTTGTAGGGCCCCGCATCCACCGTCTCAAACACATCCTTCGACCCAAGATGAGCCCAGGCCGACGGTGTTAACGCGATGAGCACAACCGCCAGCCAGCCAACTCGCCAGTGTTGAAACGTCACCGCTGCACGCTCCGCATCCAGTTCCCAAATTTCAACCCGACCCACGTTCCAACCGATCCATAGATTACGGCCTCGGCCACTCCGCGAGCCAACTCTGCCGGTCCCGCCGGATCGAACCACCTGCGCATCCGGTCGTATCCGTCTGGAGGCGAATTGTAATCGAAGTAGATCGTTCCAAAAAAGCGGTTTGCACTCGCCTTCGAGAGTAGAAAGCTGGCAAAAGGCCATTCCACCACGACGAGGACTGCCGTGAAGATCAGGCTCGAAACGAGTGCGAGCTTCCACGTCTTCCACCCCTTCGTCCTCTGCCACAGCAGGTCCAAGGCGATCGCCGGGACGATGATCAGGATGGGAAACTTCGCCGGGACGAGATGCGTGACTTGGTTCAGCACCGGCCCAAGCTTAGGCGATGCCGAGACCAGAGGAAATATCAGGATCTCCCCGATGCCGATGATGGTATAAATCGCCGCGGTAATCGTGCAGGCCCACTTCGCCTGGGACGATTGCGACAGCAGCGCGAAGATGAGCGGAACTGCGGCTCCCATGACGACGTAGGCGGTAGCCGTGTGCAGCTTGAAGTCCACCGTCTTCTCGAGCAGGAAGAACATCTGCCCGCCCACCATCAGGCCGCCCAAGTACAGATACAGAATCTGCAGCTTTCGATGGGCTTCCGTCTCGCTCGCCGCCCGATTCATCGCCGCAAGTGTCAGGAAAAGCATGCCCATCGCCACACACCGGATTCCGAGGATTAGGAGGGTGTGCGGAGGGCTGATGATCTTCACATCCAGCCCATAGGCGGCGTGCCACCAGTTATCGAACGGCCCTGAGGTAATCATTGCGATGCCGCCCCAGGCCGCCAGGAATGCCCCCAGCGGTGCCTTGAAGCCGAGTACACTCACGGATTCGTCCCGCATGTGCTGCGACTTGCCAAAGGTGGTGGTGAAGATAAGGTTTCCACAGATGACCGCCGCAATTACTCCACAGGCGTAGATCATGATATGGGCAGGTGTTAGAAAGCTGTCTCGACCGATCGACCGGTGCCACGCGACGTCCCATTGCCCGCCAAAGGAAGACGAGGTGACCGCGAGCGCACCCCAGTAGATATACCAGGGGACTCCCGCTGCCCGGGCGGAAGTACTCGGACGGGCGACGCTTTGACTTCGTGAGGAGCGGAGCGGCGGGTGGACGATACCGGCTGTCGACATAAGCGACTCCTGCGAATCTCGGATCTTTGCGCATTTAATCGTATACCCGCTATTACCTACAGACACTTCGAATCTCCGACGCGGAACTAAAGCACATCACCTCACCAATGAACCGGAGTAATGTGAGTCTTTATGACTCACATTTTATGCATCTTTTATTCGTCTGTGGCGTCTAAACTCTGACTCAAGCTTCAGAAGGAGACGCTTCATGGCTATTCGTTGGGAGAAACTGACGGTCAAAGCCCAGGCTGCGGTGCAAAGCGCTGCTGCCATCGCAAGTGAAAATGGAAATCCCGAGGTGCTCCCCGTCCACCTCGCCGCAGCTCTGCTCGAAGACCGCGAGGGTGTTGTGGTCCCCGTACTGGAAAAAGTGGGTGTGCCCGTCGAGCGGCTCCTTGCGGGAGTGAACGCGGCTATCGAGAAGTTGCCCAAGGTCCAGGGTGGCGGACAGCCCGGGCTCGCGCAGTCGACACAACGCGTCCTCGACCAGGCGTTTCAGGAGGCCGAGTCCTTCAAGGATGAGTACTGCTCGACCGAGCACCTGCTGCTCGGGCTGACCGATGCCAAGGTCGGTCGCGCGGGTGGAGGAGCCGAAGTCGTTCAGACTGCTCTCGCTAGCTTCGGGGCTACGCATGACGCCATCCTGCGCGCCCTCACCGCAGTTCGTGGATCGCAGCGCGTCACGGACCAGAATCCCGAGGGCAAATATCAGGTCCTCGAGAAGTACGCCAAGGACCTTACGGAGATGGCGCGTCGGGGAAAACTCGATCCCGTAATCGGTCGCGATGAGGAGATTCGGCGCGTTGTCCAGGTGCTGAGCCGCCGGACGAAGAACAATCCTGTGCTCATCGGCGAACCGGGCGTTGGCAAGACTGCGATCGTCGAAGGTCTGGCTCGGCGAATCTTCCTTGGCGATGTTCCTGAGATTCTGCGCGACAAACGCGTCGTCTCGCTCGATCTGGCTTCCATGATCGCCGGAGCGAAGTTCCGTGGGGAGTTCGAGGAGCGTCTCAAAGCTGTCCTTAAGGAGATCGAGGAGTCCAACGGCGAGATCATCCTCTTCATCGACGAGCTTCACACGCTCGTCGGAGCCGGAGCATCGGAAGGCTCG
This genomic window from Granulicella sibirica contains:
- a CDS encoding alpha-amylase family glycosyl hydrolase, with protein sequence MEFHISRAARDRYQVDETLFDYVGNVVFGDVVAARKLAARMTEVRQGVARKSDVVNAGALFAMGLIDELSHALVAKYRKTIDPQVLPAALQWFVANASKADVDRLMGTFIEQFPNVSIYRGEETIAEWLAKTVDGLPNREAAMEELLLLWLANINPAYKPFRELFDDQKLVEGTVYKRVTAKLGDYFATRPPFSAKDGTLLDVLKAPMLASPDSLSGQLDYIREHWVEYIGEELRSVLLAIDVLREEDIAIWMRFHPADGMGHADWRQDGAVDYGMQGFSGDEYLGFTELQEEEARRKALEKADQLNEYEAFSQDQAWMPTVVLIAKSTYVWLEQLSKKYQRHIHRLDQIPQEEMHVLAGRGLNGLWLIGLWERSVASQTIKRMRGQADAVASAYSLRDYRIAEDLGGQAAYEVLRERAARAGIRLASDMVPNHMGIDSTWVLEHPDWFISRPESPFPVYRFEGPDLSIDPNVEIKIEDHYFDQTDAAVVFRLRNRGSGKTDFVFHGNDGTTFAWNDTAQLDYSKAHVREQVIQTILEVAKLFPIIRFDAAMVLAKKHVQRLWFPLPGEGRSIPSRAENAMSQEEFDALMPHEFWREVVDRVAVEVPGTLLLAEAFWLLEGYFVRTLGMHRVYNSAFMNMLRDEENAKYRSYLKKTIEFDPDILKRYVNFMSNPDERTAIDQFGTGDKYFGCCTLMATLPGLPMFGHGQIEAFTERYGMEYKKARFDEYPNDDLIARHQREIMPLLKDRSLFAESSYFRMYDFNAPEGHVDENVFAFSNREHDRKAVILFNNRYESTRGTIHWSVEQVDKGAGVMRGQTLGDAIQLPWDDGAMVAYKDSATGLEYLRWSHELRSNGITVDLRGYQYVVLLNWKERRASDAYPWDRLCNALNGAGVANLDEALSKLRLMPVHDALRHLLEPGTIQMLIAASSDEAQAKISETAGVASAASLKTEEIEEEALGEETASEPVRKAVVLSPVSGLVAKAKAFYTATGQIDELPEGFTGDGLTAALEATARIPGIAIAESEIGHVLPIGRGARRSVALWAPVLAWSLVKELVPEGVTGASRLETFDRLQLRAALAENFVSLGFEHESSWRAAARVRTLLAYGAPVEEEAADFLGLPESFWSEPDVRWLAGVNEANGKAWFNKELLEDLLWWMTLPTLVAEPPIDSVGIHGLHQKLGEARAAAMRAGFEVDRFVPKPKPEVPVNTTKAEPLVIDPEETDVEMEDASELEDPVGNLRD
- a CDS encoding response regulator, whose protein sequence is MSGTVLVVDDSVMMRKVVLRTLKMAGVEFDNILEAGDGQEALGLLRENVVNLIMCDINMPVMSGLELLQKIKEEKLAPGVPIVMVTTEGSEPQVRQAILAGARGYIRKPFTVEHIENNVKPLLVA
- a CDS encoding chemotaxis protein CheX; this encodes MFESVSAPGSYAMEDFLSDHNLTLIDETVSEVFGMMLGFTAEAAPASAPALSDLQERTAIVGFSGAMRGSCEVRMSIGAAREIASAMLGGVPIDEADDSISDAVGELCNMIAGGWKNRVPSLSSLCALSPPTVVSGSRYRVHMSKPSAKIERVFRFEEHGFQLTLQCEERDAA
- a CDS encoding protein-glutamate methylesterase/protein-glutamine glutaminase; its protein translation is MSTIGRKIRVLIVDDSAIVRKILSDAISAEPDLEVIGTAPDPYVAREKILALRPDVLTLDIEMPRMDGLTFLKRMMRHHPIPTIIISSLGQASYSATFEALRYGAVDVLAKPAGPYSVGDLRQTLGAKIRAAANATLLSHAQSIEAIPLLASRTRTHPGSVIAIGASTGGTVAIQDILLRLPADMPGMVVTQHIPAGFSLAFANRLNKLCAMEVREARQGDELHAGLVLIAPGDYHLLLRSAGPGYIVDLQQGPPVCYQRPSVDVMFASVAQVAGPQAVGLLLTGMGSDGAKGMLAMRRAGAQTIAQDEASCVVYGMPREAVRLGAVSVSASLTSIPRVVLDSVQRLSPVARAV